A single region of the Bacteroidota bacterium genome encodes:
- a CDS encoding MoxR family ATPase translates to MDTAASTDIKELNERIHQESAFIDLLRLETAKTIVGQKYMIDRLLLGLLSQGHILLEGVPGLAKTLAIKTLSSAINAKFSRIQFTPDLLPADLIGTMIYNQKDNQFSVKKGPIFANFILADEINRAPAKVQSALLEAMQEKQVTIGENTYKLEEPFLVLATQNPIEQEGTYPLPEAQIDRFMLKVVIDYPNKEDEKLIIRQNVMGAVSKIAQVVKTEEILKARDLVREVYMDDKIENYILDIVFATRKPQDYKLNKIKHLIAYGGSPRASINLAMASKAYAFIKRRGYVIPEDVRAVCQDVLRHRIGLTYEAEAENITAEDIIAEILNVVEVP, encoded by the coding sequence ATGGATACTGCGGCATCTACCGACATTAAAGAATTAAACGAACGCATCCATCAGGAAAGTGCGTTTATCGACTTACTCAGGCTGGAAACGGCGAAAACGATTGTGGGACAGAAATATATGATCGACAGACTGTTACTCGGTTTGTTATCGCAGGGACATATTCTGCTGGAAGGTGTTCCCGGTCTTGCTAAAACGCTGGCAATTAAAACATTATCGTCGGCTATCAATGCAAAATTTTCGAGAATTCAGTTTACGCCCGACTTATTGCCTGCCGATTTAATTGGTACCATGATTTACAATCAGAAAGACAATCAGTTCAGTGTAAAGAAAGGTCCGATTTTCGCCAATTTTATTTTGGCAGATGAAATTAACCGTGCACCGGCAAAAGTACAAAGTGCTTTATTGGAAGCCATGCAGGAAAAACAGGTTACCATTGGTGAAAACACCTACAAACTTGAAGAACCATTTTTAGTGCTTGCCACACAAAACCCGATTGAACAGGAAGGAACTTATCCATTACCTGAAGCACAGATTGACCGTTTTATGTTGAAGGTGGTAATTGATTATCCGAACAAGGAAGACGAAAAATTAATTATCCGTCAGAATGTGATGGGCGCTGTTTCAAAAATTGCACAGGTAGTAAAAACGGAAGAAATTTTAAAAGCACGCGACCTGGTTCGGGAAGTGTATATGGACGATAAAATTGAAAATTATATTCTCGATATCGTTTTTGCTACACGTAAACCGCAAGATTATAAATTAAATAAAATTAAACACCTTATTGCTTACGGTGGTTCACCTCGTGCAAGCATTAACCTCGCAATGGCAAGTAAAGCGTATGCATTTATTAAACGCAGAGGTTATGTTATTCCTGAAGATGTACGTGCTGTTTGTCAGGATGTACTTCGTCACCGCATCGGCTTAACCTACGAGGCTGAAGCGGAAAATATTACTGCGGAAGATATTATTGCTGAAATATTAAACGTGGTTGAGGTGCCTTAA
- a CDS encoding DUF58 domain-containing protein, with protein MDKATLLKKVRLIEIKTKGISQNIFSGEYHSAFKGRGMSFSEVREYSFGDDIRNIEWNVTARMSHPYIKVFEEERELTVMLLIDISQSAFFGTQLQMKNALITEIAAVLSFSAINNNDKVGVILFSDRIEKFIPPKKGKSHILRIISDLLELTPEGKGTDIAMALQYFSNVVKKKSIAFVFSDFMDSGYDKPLMIAAKKHDVIGVHIHDKREEELPDAGIIRMYDPEKNATVLVDTSNKMVREQYRKNFMRNVQAFKTTFLKSGADTISIHSQKPYIQELHSFFRKRIRKK; from the coding sequence TTGGATAAAGCAACGCTTCTTAAAAAGGTCAGACTAATTGAAATAAAAACAAAAGGTATTTCACAGAATATTTTTTCGGGTGAATATCATTCTGCTTTTAAAGGAAGAGGTATGAGTTTTAGTGAAGTGCGTGAATATAGTTTTGGTGATGATATCCGCAATATCGAATGGAATGTTACTGCACGCATGAGTCATCCCTATATAAAAGTGTTTGAAGAAGAACGTGAACTCACAGTAATGTTACTGATCGATATTAGTCAGAGTGCTTTTTTCGGAACACAATTGCAGATGAAAAATGCACTCATTACAGAAATAGCCGCGGTGCTCAGTTTTTCTGCAATAAATAATAATGATAAAGTTGGGGTGATATTATTTTCAGACCGCATCGAAAAATTTATTCCACCCAAAAAAGGTAAGTCACATATTTTAAGAATCATCAGTGATTTGCTGGAATTAACTCCGGAAGGTAAAGGCACCGATATTGCCATGGCTTTACAATATTTCAGTAATGTAGTAAAGAAAAAAAGTATTGCATTTGTTTTCAGCGATTTTATGGATTCGGGATATGATAAACCACTTATGATTGCAGCAAAAAAACATGATGTAATCGGTGTACATATTCACGATAAGCGTGAAGAAGAATTACCGGATGCCGGTATCATCAGAATGTATGATCCCGAAAAAAATGCAACCGTTCTGGTAGATACTTCCAATAAAATGGTGCGTGAACAATACCGCAAAAACTTTATGCGCAACGTGCAGGCTTTTAAAACAACATTTTTAAAGAGCGGCGCTGATACAATTTCTATTCATAGCCAGAAACCTTATATACAGGAATTACACAGTTTTTTCAGAAAAAGAATACGGAAAAAATAA